A genomic region of Fusarium oxysporum Fo47 chromosome VI, complete sequence contains the following coding sequences:
- a CDS encoding uncharacterized protein (expressed protein) → MSKRVFEPLCVQIKSARLVQQEVEPPKMQKIPPAPGFAPGSLAIAYTVIGVQRVDYYSIRAFVCFNRSTTKSLVLLVGIGTVVTGYILLKKRGGYRQ, encoded by the coding sequence ATGAGCAAAAGGGTGTTCGAACCGCTTTGCGTGCAGATTAAATCAGCCAGACTTGTGCAGCAAGAAGTAGAACCCCCAAAAATGCAAAAAATACCACCCGCACCCGGATTTGCACCAGGATCCTTGGCTATCGCCTATACTGTTATAGGAGTCCAACGAGTTGACTATTACTCTATACGGGCTTTCGTTTGCTTTAACCGTTCGACCACGAAGTCTTTGGTATTGCTTGTTGGGATAGGTACTGTTGTGACGGGCTATATACTGTTGAAAAAAAGGGGCGGTTATAGGCAGTGA
- a CDS encoding major facilitator superfamily domain-containing protein, producing the protein MSTFDPAARKRVLRVIAVSLLLDLISFTFILPLFPKLLEFYRDREVQEPIGHDGPQTLLQTVLLGLHRYKASFSRPIESRHDIVLLGGALGSLFSLLQAIASPLIGALSDRYGRRKALLASMCGNILSVLLWVAAVDFRTFIASRVVGGLSEGNVQLATAMASDISDESSRGATMALIGACFSIAFTFGPGLGAWLSTFSTFTANPFAAAAGFSLALIVVETVYLYFSLPETLPSLRGAQAKDGRKKKAIPKAIERTNSHFLLNAIHFVFLLFFSGMESSLSFMTYELFSFTSGKNGRLLGYVGLVASILQGGVTRRLPPLMSVRIGTLACLASFVLLGQVNTIGGLYIAATCLAVTSATVVTGLNALSSFEAHEDERGNKLGMLRSWGQLGRGLGPILFTSVYWWAGREVAYGMGATGIAVVAAAVFGGLKTPKGMNTQGKKVEGKVR; encoded by the exons ATGTCTACTTTCGATCCCGCAGCGAGGAAGCGAGTCCTCCGGGTCATTGCTGTCTCGCTACTCCTCGATCTG ATTTCCTTCACATTCATCCTTCCCTTGTTCCCCAAGCTTCTTGAATTTTACCGCGACCGCGAAGTCCAAGAGCCAATCGGCCACGACGGACCTCAAACTCTCCTCCAGACCGTCCTCTTAGGCCTCCACCGATACAAGGCTTCTTTCTCCCGCCCGATCGAGTCGCGACATGACATTGTGCTGCTGGGCGGAGCTCTAGGCTCTCTGTTCTC ACTTCTGCAAGCCATTGCATCACCTCTAATCGGCGCCCTCTCCGATCGATATGGCCGTCGCAAAGCGCTCTTGGCTTCCATGTGTGGCAACATTCTATCCGTCCTGCTCTGGGTTGCCGCCGTCGATTTCCGAACATTCATCGCTAGTCGTGTTGTTGGTGGGTTATCAGAAGGCAATGTCCAGCTCGCTACAGCAATGGCGAGTGATATCTCGGATGAGTCGTCTCGCGGTGCAACTATGGCTCTGATCGGCGCGTGCTTCTCAATCGCTTTCACCTTCGGTCCTGGACTTGGCGCGTGGCTCAGCACATTCTCGACATTTACGGCGAACCCGTTTGCAGCGGCTGCGGGTTTCAGTCTTGCGCTGATTGTTGTGGAGACAGTGTATCTATACTTCAGCTTGCCTGAGACGTTGCCATCGCTACGCGGTGCTCAGGCGAAGGACGgtcggaagaagaaggctatACCCAAGGCTATTGAGAGGACCAACTCCCACTTTCTCTTGAATGCCATTCACTTCGTCTTTCTGCTTTTCTTTTCTGGCATGGAGAgttctttgtcttttatGACGTACGAGCTCTTCTCGTTCACTTCCGGCAAGAATGGAAGATTACTTGGCTATGTTGGTCTTGTAGCATCTATTCTCCAGGGCGGTGTCACACGACGACTCCCACCTCTGATGTCTGTTCGAATCGGCACACTAGCTTGCCTTGCGTCCTTCGTTCTTCTGGGACAGGTCAACACAATCGGTGGTCTGTATATCGCTGCTACATGCCTGGCCGTTACATCCGCTACCGTCGTTACGGGTCTGAATGCACTTTCCAGCTTCGAAGCTCACGAGGATGAGCGCGGCAACAAGCTCGGCATGCTACGAAGTTGGGGCCAGCTTGGTCGAGGCCTCGGCCCTATCCTGTTCACAAGTGTGTACTGGTGGGCTGGCCGTGAGGTAGCATATGGTATGGGCGCAACAGGTATCGCCGTTGTCGCTGCGGCGGTGTTTGGAGGGTTAAAGACGCCAAAGGGTATGAACACTCAGGGTAAGAAGGTTGAGGGCAAGGTCCGGTAA
- a CDS encoding cytochrome P450: MASNTFMAVQETIAALTWQQTGCLLAGIWLIYLVQLVIWRLWLSPLAHIPGPKLAALTQYYEFYYDFVLGGQYTYKIIDMHERYGPIVRINPWEVHVGDPEFFSDLYTGPSRRRDKWTFYTQQSGAPRTRVPHPTALAGPKTATEGSLAAIDHSLHKLRRSALNPFYSTQTVRELQPVIEERVEALLGAFLNYAEVSNGQPLDVMYPYSAFTNDVINEYAFARSDHLVEKPDFGAEVTNDLLIGTHMGPCVQQLDWVLTLVNALPESISNRCMPGWGGFLKMKNDILEQIHSVDPPQSSGKWMMDGGHPTMLSTKTRSVRDKTASRQTQESQITVQGGTLTTSWAMSLATFHLLNRPETLRKLRDGLFDAIPDAYETIPLSKLEKLPYLRGVVKEALRLGIGTSSRLARVAPDEALVYHDRENDEEWNLPPGSIVGMSPYKTVMDENIFYDARGFHPERWVEDGERLDKYLDIFCSGSRICLGMALAHAELYLTLAKLFRRWGSGGVVYGSDDGDQRFGDVGYLSIFETRVRDCEIDADYFMPIPYKGSEGFRFVFETY, translated from the exons ATGGCTTCCAACACCTTCATGGCGGTCCAAGAGACCATTGCTGCCCTTACCTGGCAGCAGACCGGATGCTTGCTTGCGGGCATCTGGCTCATCTATCTCGTCCAGCTTGTGATTTGGAGACTATGGCTCAGCCCTCTGGCCCATATCCCAGGTCCCAAGCTGGCCGCATTGACTCAATACTATGAGTTCTACTACGACTTCGTCCTAGGAGGACAATACACCTACAAGATCATCGATATGCATGAACGATATGGCCCCATTGTTCGCATTAACCCCTGGGAGGTCCATGTAGGAGACCCTGAATTCTTTTCGGACCTCTACACTGGACCCAGCCGACGTCGAGACAAGTGGACATTCTACACCCAACAG TCCGGTGCCCCCCGTACCCGTGTTCCTCACCCAACTGCTCTCGCAGGACCCAAGACTGCGACAGAAGGCTCTCTTGCTGCCATCGACCACAGCCTTCACAAGTTGCGTCGAAGTGCGCTGAACCCTTTCTACTCGACTCAGACTGTGCGCGAATTGCAGCCGGTTATCGAGGAGAGAGTGGAAGCTCTTCTGGGTGCGTTCCTGAATTACGCCGAGGTATCCAATGGACAGCCTCTTGATGTCATGTATCCCTACTCGGCCTTTACCAATG ATGTCATCAATGAATACGCTTTTGCTCGAAGCGACCATCTTGTCGAGAAGCCCGATTTCGGTGCTGAAGTCACTAATGACCTTCTCATCGGTACTCACATGGGACCTTGTGTGCAGCAGCTCGACTGGGTTCTCACCCTCGTCAATGCTCTACCGGAGTCCATCTCAAACCGGTGCATGCCGGGATGGGGTGGTttcttgaagatgaagaacgaCATTCTTGAACAGATTCACAGCGTCGACCCTCCTCAAAGCAGCGGCAAgtggatgatggatggagGTCACCCTACCATGCTCTCCACCAAGACTCGCTCCGTTCGTGACAAGACCGCCTCTCGCCAGACACAGGAAAGCCAGATCACTGTCCAGGGTGGCACTCTAACTACGTCGTGGGCCATGTCACTTGCCACTTTCCATCTTTTGAACCGCCCCGAGACCCTCCGCAAGCTACGCGACGGGCTCTTTGATGCTATCCCTGATGCTTACGAGACCATTCCTCTCTCAAAATTGGAGAAGCTCCCTTACCTTCGTGGAGTTGTCAAGGAAGCTCTGCGCCTTGGCATCGGAACTAGCAGCCGCCTCGCACGCGTTGCCCCCGATGAGGCTCTCGTCTACCATGATCGCGAGAACGATGAGGAGTGGAACCTCCCTCCAGGATCCATCGTTGGCATGAGCCCTTACAAGACCGTCATGGACGAGAACATCTTCTACGACGCCCGCGGCTTCCACCCTGAGCGATGGGTGGAGGATGGAGAGCGACTTGACAAgtacctcgacatcttctgCTCCGGTTCGCGCATCTGTCTTGGTATGGCTTTGGCTCACGCCGAGCTTTATCTTACACTTGCCAAACTCTTCCGCAGATGGGGAAGTGGTGGTGTTGTGTATGGCAGCGATGATGGCGATCAGCGCTTTGGAGACGTTGGCTACCTCAGCATTTTCGAGACACGAGTTCGAGACTGCGAGATTGATGCTGACTACTTCATGCCTATTCCCTACAAGGGATCCGAGGGATTCCGCTTCGTCTTCGAAACCTACTAA